One region of Drosophila subobscura isolate 14011-0131.10 chromosome J, UCBerk_Dsub_1.0, whole genome shotgun sequence genomic DNA includes:
- the LOC117894742 gene encoding uncharacterized protein LOC117894742 isoform X1: protein MENVLQLKVHLIFKESLIDRGSGSHYNLFMIISSKMAASIYATPPPDLSSEDTALSDVSNSSTLNTNRSNNNNTHEATTAAAGGAGGGAAAGNHSPTEQLVKGGELEREPSQSPKTLQKPAGSSTNEADNAEDDEDVATEAGEATAEGGVEDGAAAAAETEMEMETEEGASNMAAMAAAAANAAAMQLQLLEALSDAAKKRRKQHNPSRLEALNLSGAEAQLEDRTRVDYEEKLSKMFLPKSMEKLKETFELLQQHKQEQEEQQQEEESEHISEAKQQQQQQQEQDQRRNPYQTYCKQCGENFETEFKLSLHMLQDHREGQQQERDVEPMDFLSSIKVKLEREESPNQLQLEQDMSNGHGREQEQDQEQEHWYNAMAQQQQQQQQQQQQLHPHGSALGPAFPFPPGMGPAGYLPLLGMSGFPGVDGLNRPPLRIFNPEAYCELCNKEFCNKYFLKTHKANKHGIFDPVGEPTANSTSSNNNNNNTTSSNNNSNSGSSMSHMFQLQREAAAAPQPPPPPPPAPSSVAAKVDAAAPVANIHCDICSKRFTNIFAMRRHRAKQHEQAAAGAAADSSPNSQGQTRRGSPPIESQSIKQEAQPELELQARPQPFQLPEGFREDFTLEQEELNFVPPPRKLPAQLQQQARECASSAEKLRRLGVHFPEFYCELCHKEYANRYFLRTHKWKRHGVFVPPEELGKDEAQLSGWPFMPLNLMLAKAAAAASMEQAEQEHEQEPEQEPEAEQELNEQPSKRIKLEPDLEEEKLNGSSVMGLQNLQKLQSMLQQLNDINGKRPLPCHLCGRELENQYALRAHLMTEHAAQMQLPMGMPLQLPPVHGMSMPLPEQQLPLHALYQQQAGPQTPPNAGARSSPGSGEEFKQHIAAPSASPLREGFYTPERPVAAAGGGTASGTVPVPPPNRPAYTITPTSSYCEICNKELCNKYFMKTHMQRMHGIEIENGAQIGGVVCNICNKELCSKYFLRVHKHNTHGIIEEGSPLPQPRGQNGVKLEAAAAAAAAQQAAPEQELNLTPPAAAAAAGGESNSGAAHEVCPLCARQFRSFKWLRSHLMNEHGPAGVERLREMEATPAAASGRSKPNSPTLKIPNGSSSGAPPAPPAAAATAGAVGNPPPNLAQALQNLNAQHLFGQMQQQVPKGMQGMPPLPPLPGMFGEQSQRFKEYQCSMCPFTTPYYAFLFIHERSHALLNSADGMEASLEAPPPPPAAARSQGKSRSKSNRAAAAPPTIEDAELHVEPTNLSTSKATTSHSPTQHTPGTPSPKAQSPLAAGKNRSPNLTGRRSSKSNTPNGIGGGHRSAATSPFEVCTDLANGTGKPASYAQPDRSEEAYQMQAFHLQPADADSEMQFAPALVYLPVRVRASETATLSFRLTPA from the exons atggaaaatgttttacaacTAAAAGTGCACTTAATATTCAAAGAAAGTTTAATTGATCGCGGAAGCGGCAGCCACTACAATTTATTCATGA TAATATCATCCAAAATGGCTGCATCCATATATGCCACCCCACCGCCAGATCTGAGCAGCGAGGACACTGCTCTCTCCGATGTCTCCAACTCATCGACACTCAACACGAAtcgaagcaacaacaacaatacacatgaagccacaacagcagcagcgggaggagcaggaggaggagcagcagctggcaacCATTCACCCACAGAGCAGTTGGTCAAGGGAGGGGAGCTGGAACGGGAGCCCTCGCAGTCGCCAAAGACATTGCAGAAGCCAGCGGGAAGCAGCACAAATGAGGCAGACAATGCCGAAGATGACGAGGATGTGGCAACGGAAGCGGGAGAAGCGACAGCTGAGGGAGGAGTGGAGGatggagcggcagcggcagcggaaacggaaatggaaatggaaacggaagAGGGTGCCAGCAACATGGCGGCAATGGCCGCGGCGGCAGCCAATGCGGCAgccatgcagctgcagctgctggaagcGCTCAGCGATGCGGCCAAGAAGCGGCGCAAGCAGCACAATCCCAGTCGCCTGGAGGCGCTCAACCTGAGCGGGGCGGAGGCACAGCTCGAGGATCGCACGCGGGTGGACTATGAGGAGAAGCTGTCGAAGATGTTTCTGCCCAAGTCCATGGAGAAGCTGAAGGAGACcttcgagctgctgcagcagcacaagcaggagcaggaggagcagcagcaggaggaggagtccgAGCACATATCagaggccaagcagcagcagcagcagcagcaggagcaggatcaGCGTCGCAATCCCTATCAGACCTACTGCAAGCAGTGCGGCGAGAACTTTGAGACCGAGTTCAAGCTCAGTCTGCACATGCTGCAGGATCATCGcgagggacagcagcaggagcgggatGTCGAGCCCATGGACTTTCTCAGCTCGATCAAGGTGAAGCTGGAGCGCGAGGAGAGTCCcaatcagctgcagctcgAGCAGGACATGTCCAATGGGCATGgccgggagcaggagcaggaccaagAGCAGGAACACTGGTACAATGCCAtggcccaacagcagcaacagcagcagcagcagcagcagcagcttcacccTCATGGCTCGGCGCTGGGCCCTGCCTTTCCCTTTCCACCCGGCATGGGTCCGGCGGGttatctgccgctgctgggcaTGTCCGGATTCCCCGGGGTGGATGGACTGAATCGTCCACCGTTGCGCATCTTCAATCCGGAGGCATACTGCGAGCTGTGCAACAAGGAATTctgcaacaaatatttcctcAAGACACACAAAGCCAACAAGCATGGAATCTTTGACCCTGTGGGtgagccaacagccaacagcacttccagcaacaacaacaacaacaacacgaccagcagcaacaacaacagcaacagcggcagctccaTGAGCCACATGTTCCAGCTGCAGCGagaggcagccgcagcgccgcagccaccgccgccaccgccgccagccCCGTCCAGTGTGGCAGCCAAAGTGGATGCAGCAGCGCCCGTGGCCAACATACACTGCGACATCTGCTCGAAGCGCTTCACCAACATCTTTGCCATGCGGCGACACCGCGCCAAGCAGCACgaacaggcagcggcaggggcagcggcagattCCTCGCCCAACTCCCAGGGACAGACGCGACGCGGCAGTCCTCCCATTGAGAGTCAGTCCATCAAGCAGGAGGCAcagccagagctggagctgcaggccAGACCACAGCCGTTTCAGCTGCCCGAGGGCTTCCGCGAGGACTTCACCctcgagcaggaggagctgaactttgtgccgccgccgcgcAAGTTGCccgcgcagctgcagcagcaggcccggGAGTGCGCCTCGAGTGCGGAGAAGCTGCGCCGCTTGGGCGTACACTTCCCGGAGTTCTACTGCGAGCTGTGCCACAAGGAGTACGCCAATCGGTACTTCCTGCGCACGCACAAGTGGAAGCGGCATGGCGTGTTTGTGCCCCCGGAGGAACTGGGCAAGGATGAGGCACAGCTGAGCGGCTGGCCGTTTATGCCGCTCAATCTGATGCTGGCCaaggcagcggctgctgcctcAATGGAGCAGGCAGAACAGGAGCACGAACAGGAGCCCGAACAGGAGCCAGAGGCCGAGCAGGAGCTCAACGAACAGCCCAGCAAGCGCATCAAACTGGAGCCAGacctggaggaggagaagctgaaTGGTTCCTCCGTGATGGGACTGCAGAATCTGCAGAAATTGCAGTccatgttgcagcagctgaacGACATCAATGGCAAGCGTCCGCTGCCGTGTCACCTGTGCGGCAGGGAGCTGGAGAACCAGTACGCACTTCGAGCACATCTCATGACGGAGCATGCCGCACAGATGCAGCTGCCCATGGGCATgccactgcagctgccgcctgtCCATGGCATGTCCATGCCGCTGCCGGAGCAACAGCTGCCCCTCCACGCGctctaccagcagcaggcggggCCACAGACGCCACCGAATGCTGGTGCCAGATCCTCGCCCGGCAGTGGCGAGGAATTCAAGCAACATATCGCCGCTCCCAGTGCGAGTCCGCTGCGCGAGGGCTTCTACACGCCAGAGCGCCCggtggcagctgcaggaggaggaacagcTTCAGGCACTGTCCCCGTGCCGCCGCCGAATCGGCCAGCCTACACGATAACGCCGACGAGCAGCTACTGCGAGATATGCAACAAGGAGCTGTGCAACAAGTACTTCATGAAGACCCACATGCAGCGGATGCACGGCATCGAGATCGAGAACGGAGCGCAGATCGGCGGCGTCGTGTGCAACATCTGCAACAAGGAGCTGTGCAGCAAGTACTTCCTGCGTGTCCACAAGCACAACACCCACGGCATCATCGAGGAGGGTTccccgctgccacagccacgcgGCCAGAACGGAGTCAAGCTGGaggcggcagccgcagcggcagcagcgcagcaggcAGCGCCCGAGCAGGAGCTCAATCTGacgccgccagcagcagcggcagctgcaggagggGAAAGTAACTCTGGGGCTGCCCACGAGGTGTGTCCGCTGTGTGCGCGACAATTCCGGAGCTTCAAGTGGCTGCGCTCGCATCTGATGAACGAACACGGACCGGCGGGCGTGGAGCGACTACGCGAAATGGAGGCAACTCCAGCGGCTGCCTCTGGCCGCAGCAAGCCCAACAGTCCCACGCTCAAGATAcccaacggcagcagcagtggagctCCGCCTGCAccaccagccgcagcagccaccgcaggAGCTGTTGGCAATCCTCCGCCCAATCTCGCTCAAGCGCTGCAGAACCTCAACGCGCAGCATCTCTTCGGGCAGATGCAGCAACAGGTGCCCAAGGGCATGCAGGGcatgccaccgctgccaccactGCCAGGAATGTTCGGGGAGCAGTCCCAGCGCTTCAAGGAGTATCAGTGCTCCATGTGCCCCTTCACCACGCCCTACTACGCATTCCTCTTCATCCACGAACGCTCGCACGCGCTGCTCAACAGTGCCGATGGCATGGAGGCGTCCCTGGaggcgccaccgccaccgccagccgCTGCACGCAGCCAGGGCAAATCCCGCAGCAAGTCCAAccgagcggcagcagctccaccaacCATAGAGGATGCCGAGCTGCACGTGGAACCCACCAATCTAAGCACCTCCAAAGCCACAACCAGCCACTCTCCCACACAACACACGCCAGGAACTCCCTCACCAAAGGCCCAGTCTCCGCTGGCTGCAGGCAAGAACCGCTCACCGAATCTTACCGGACGCCGCAGCTCCAAGTCCAACACGCCCAATGGCATTGGAGGAGGCCATCGATCGGCTGCCACTTCGCCCTTTGAGGTGTGCACCGATCTGGCCAATGGCACTGGGAAACCAGCGAGCTATGCCCAACCCGACCGCTCCGAGGAAGCATATCAGATGCAGGCATTCCATCTGCAGCCAGCCGATGCCGATTCGGAGATGCAATTTGCTCCGGCTCTGGTCTATCTGCCTGTGCGGGTGCGCGCCTCGGAGACGGCCACGCTGAGCTTCAGACTAACACCAGCCTAA
- the LOC117894742 gene encoding uncharacterized protein LOC117894742 isoform X2 — MAASIYATPPPDLSSEDTALSDVSNSSTLNTNRSNNNNTHEATTAAAGGAGGGAAAGNHSPTEQLVKGGELEREPSQSPKTLQKPAGSSTNEADNAEDDEDVATEAGEATAEGGVEDGAAAAAETEMEMETEEGASNMAAMAAAAANAAAMQLQLLEALSDAAKKRRKQHNPSRLEALNLSGAEAQLEDRTRVDYEEKLSKMFLPKSMEKLKETFELLQQHKQEQEEQQQEEESEHISEAKQQQQQQQEQDQRRNPYQTYCKQCGENFETEFKLSLHMLQDHREGQQQERDVEPMDFLSSIKVKLEREESPNQLQLEQDMSNGHGREQEQDQEQEHWYNAMAQQQQQQQQQQQQLHPHGSALGPAFPFPPGMGPAGYLPLLGMSGFPGVDGLNRPPLRIFNPEAYCELCNKEFCNKYFLKTHKANKHGIFDPVGEPTANSTSSNNNNNNTTSSNNNSNSGSSMSHMFQLQREAAAAPQPPPPPPPAPSSVAAKVDAAAPVANIHCDICSKRFTNIFAMRRHRAKQHEQAAAGAAADSSPNSQGQTRRGSPPIESQSIKQEAQPELELQARPQPFQLPEGFREDFTLEQEELNFVPPPRKLPAQLQQQARECASSAEKLRRLGVHFPEFYCELCHKEYANRYFLRTHKWKRHGVFVPPEELGKDEAQLSGWPFMPLNLMLAKAAAAASMEQAEQEHEQEPEQEPEAEQELNEQPSKRIKLEPDLEEEKLNGSSVMGLQNLQKLQSMLQQLNDINGKRPLPCHLCGRELENQYALRAHLMTEHAAQMQLPMGMPLQLPPVHGMSMPLPEQQLPLHALYQQQAGPQTPPNAGARSSPGSGEEFKQHIAAPSASPLREGFYTPERPVAAAGGGTASGTVPVPPPNRPAYTITPTSSYCEICNKELCNKYFMKTHMQRMHGIEIENGAQIGGVVCNICNKELCSKYFLRVHKHNTHGIIEEGSPLPQPRGQNGVKLEAAAAAAAAQQAAPEQELNLTPPAAAAAAGGESNSGAAHEVCPLCARQFRSFKWLRSHLMNEHGPAGVERLREMEATPAAASGRSKPNSPTLKIPNGSSSGAPPAPPAAAATAGAVGNPPPNLAQALQNLNAQHLFGQMQQQVPKGMQGMPPLPPLPGMFGEQSQRFKEYQCSMCPFTTPYYAFLFIHERSHALLNSADGMEASLEAPPPPPAAARSQGKSRSKSNRAAAAPPTIEDAELHVEPTNLSTSKATTSHSPTQHTPGTPSPKAQSPLAAGKNRSPNLTGRRSSKSNTPNGIGGGHRSAATSPFEVCTDLANGTGKPASYAQPDRSEEAYQMQAFHLQPADADSEMQFAPALVYLPVRVRASETATLSFRLTPA, encoded by the coding sequence ATGGCTGCATCCATATATGCCACCCCACCGCCAGATCTGAGCAGCGAGGACACTGCTCTCTCCGATGTCTCCAACTCATCGACACTCAACACGAAtcgaagcaacaacaacaatacacatgaagccacaacagcagcagcgggaggagcaggaggaggagcagcagctggcaacCATTCACCCACAGAGCAGTTGGTCAAGGGAGGGGAGCTGGAACGGGAGCCCTCGCAGTCGCCAAAGACATTGCAGAAGCCAGCGGGAAGCAGCACAAATGAGGCAGACAATGCCGAAGATGACGAGGATGTGGCAACGGAAGCGGGAGAAGCGACAGCTGAGGGAGGAGTGGAGGatggagcggcagcggcagcggaaacggaaatggaaatggaaacggaagAGGGTGCCAGCAACATGGCGGCAATGGCCGCGGCGGCAGCCAATGCGGCAgccatgcagctgcagctgctggaagcGCTCAGCGATGCGGCCAAGAAGCGGCGCAAGCAGCACAATCCCAGTCGCCTGGAGGCGCTCAACCTGAGCGGGGCGGAGGCACAGCTCGAGGATCGCACGCGGGTGGACTATGAGGAGAAGCTGTCGAAGATGTTTCTGCCCAAGTCCATGGAGAAGCTGAAGGAGACcttcgagctgctgcagcagcacaagcaggagcaggaggagcagcagcaggaggaggagtccgAGCACATATCagaggccaagcagcagcagcagcagcagcaggagcaggatcaGCGTCGCAATCCCTATCAGACCTACTGCAAGCAGTGCGGCGAGAACTTTGAGACCGAGTTCAAGCTCAGTCTGCACATGCTGCAGGATCATCGcgagggacagcagcaggagcgggatGTCGAGCCCATGGACTTTCTCAGCTCGATCAAGGTGAAGCTGGAGCGCGAGGAGAGTCCcaatcagctgcagctcgAGCAGGACATGTCCAATGGGCATGgccgggagcaggagcaggaccaagAGCAGGAACACTGGTACAATGCCAtggcccaacagcagcaacagcagcagcagcagcagcagcagcttcacccTCATGGCTCGGCGCTGGGCCCTGCCTTTCCCTTTCCACCCGGCATGGGTCCGGCGGGttatctgccgctgctgggcaTGTCCGGATTCCCCGGGGTGGATGGACTGAATCGTCCACCGTTGCGCATCTTCAATCCGGAGGCATACTGCGAGCTGTGCAACAAGGAATTctgcaacaaatatttcctcAAGACACACAAAGCCAACAAGCATGGAATCTTTGACCCTGTGGGtgagccaacagccaacagcacttccagcaacaacaacaacaacaacacgaccagcagcaacaacaacagcaacagcggcagctccaTGAGCCACATGTTCCAGCTGCAGCGagaggcagccgcagcgccgcagccaccgccgccaccgccgccagccCCGTCCAGTGTGGCAGCCAAAGTGGATGCAGCAGCGCCCGTGGCCAACATACACTGCGACATCTGCTCGAAGCGCTTCACCAACATCTTTGCCATGCGGCGACACCGCGCCAAGCAGCACgaacaggcagcggcaggggcagcggcagattCCTCGCCCAACTCCCAGGGACAGACGCGACGCGGCAGTCCTCCCATTGAGAGTCAGTCCATCAAGCAGGAGGCAcagccagagctggagctgcaggccAGACCACAGCCGTTTCAGCTGCCCGAGGGCTTCCGCGAGGACTTCACCctcgagcaggaggagctgaactttgtgccgccgccgcgcAAGTTGCccgcgcagctgcagcagcaggcccggGAGTGCGCCTCGAGTGCGGAGAAGCTGCGCCGCTTGGGCGTACACTTCCCGGAGTTCTACTGCGAGCTGTGCCACAAGGAGTACGCCAATCGGTACTTCCTGCGCACGCACAAGTGGAAGCGGCATGGCGTGTTTGTGCCCCCGGAGGAACTGGGCAAGGATGAGGCACAGCTGAGCGGCTGGCCGTTTATGCCGCTCAATCTGATGCTGGCCaaggcagcggctgctgcctcAATGGAGCAGGCAGAACAGGAGCACGAACAGGAGCCCGAACAGGAGCCAGAGGCCGAGCAGGAGCTCAACGAACAGCCCAGCAAGCGCATCAAACTGGAGCCAGacctggaggaggagaagctgaaTGGTTCCTCCGTGATGGGACTGCAGAATCTGCAGAAATTGCAGTccatgttgcagcagctgaacGACATCAATGGCAAGCGTCCGCTGCCGTGTCACCTGTGCGGCAGGGAGCTGGAGAACCAGTACGCACTTCGAGCACATCTCATGACGGAGCATGCCGCACAGATGCAGCTGCCCATGGGCATgccactgcagctgccgcctgtCCATGGCATGTCCATGCCGCTGCCGGAGCAACAGCTGCCCCTCCACGCGctctaccagcagcaggcggggCCACAGACGCCACCGAATGCTGGTGCCAGATCCTCGCCCGGCAGTGGCGAGGAATTCAAGCAACATATCGCCGCTCCCAGTGCGAGTCCGCTGCGCGAGGGCTTCTACACGCCAGAGCGCCCggtggcagctgcaggaggaggaacagcTTCAGGCACTGTCCCCGTGCCGCCGCCGAATCGGCCAGCCTACACGATAACGCCGACGAGCAGCTACTGCGAGATATGCAACAAGGAGCTGTGCAACAAGTACTTCATGAAGACCCACATGCAGCGGATGCACGGCATCGAGATCGAGAACGGAGCGCAGATCGGCGGCGTCGTGTGCAACATCTGCAACAAGGAGCTGTGCAGCAAGTACTTCCTGCGTGTCCACAAGCACAACACCCACGGCATCATCGAGGAGGGTTccccgctgccacagccacgcgGCCAGAACGGAGTCAAGCTGGaggcggcagccgcagcggcagcagcgcagcaggcAGCGCCCGAGCAGGAGCTCAATCTGacgccgccagcagcagcggcagctgcaggagggGAAAGTAACTCTGGGGCTGCCCACGAGGTGTGTCCGCTGTGTGCGCGACAATTCCGGAGCTTCAAGTGGCTGCGCTCGCATCTGATGAACGAACACGGACCGGCGGGCGTGGAGCGACTACGCGAAATGGAGGCAACTCCAGCGGCTGCCTCTGGCCGCAGCAAGCCCAACAGTCCCACGCTCAAGATAcccaacggcagcagcagtggagctCCGCCTGCAccaccagccgcagcagccaccgcaggAGCTGTTGGCAATCCTCCGCCCAATCTCGCTCAAGCGCTGCAGAACCTCAACGCGCAGCATCTCTTCGGGCAGATGCAGCAACAGGTGCCCAAGGGCATGCAGGGcatgccaccgctgccaccactGCCAGGAATGTTCGGGGAGCAGTCCCAGCGCTTCAAGGAGTATCAGTGCTCCATGTGCCCCTTCACCACGCCCTACTACGCATTCCTCTTCATCCACGAACGCTCGCACGCGCTGCTCAACAGTGCCGATGGCATGGAGGCGTCCCTGGaggcgccaccgccaccgccagccgCTGCACGCAGCCAGGGCAAATCCCGCAGCAAGTCCAAccgagcggcagcagctccaccaacCATAGAGGATGCCGAGCTGCACGTGGAACCCACCAATCTAAGCACCTCCAAAGCCACAACCAGCCACTCTCCCACACAACACACGCCAGGAACTCCCTCACCAAAGGCCCAGTCTCCGCTGGCTGCAGGCAAGAACCGCTCACCGAATCTTACCGGACGCCGCAGCTCCAAGTCCAACACGCCCAATGGCATTGGAGGAGGCCATCGATCGGCTGCCACTTCGCCCTTTGAGGTGTGCACCGATCTGGCCAATGGCACTGGGAAACCAGCGAGCTATGCCCAACCCGACCGCTCCGAGGAAGCATATCAGATGCAGGCATTCCATCTGCAGCCAGCCGATGCCGATTCGGAGATGCAATTTGCTCCGGCTCTGGTCTATCTGCCTGTGCGGGTGCGCGCCTCGGAGACGGCCACGCTGAGCTTCAGACTAACACCAGCCTAA
- the LOC117893782 gene encoding uncharacterized protein LOC117893782, with amino-acid sequence MFFSLGNNTKQTESFWWRICIALSRMVRLVSGWIRRHHVLLGLLHVLIFVATTVVDYKLTSDLSYWKKRATTLLTEEPTNLLPMLMATKLTGLLYMAFRYLLIHEWVIGVLERRERRRFANFIVRRLVMQLDQASERLPKSGKLSDPLTQQSYVEARTAQYRAIDLFRRDANALLVQRNPTDVDPHFFVLPEEEELLASAGYSSIDLKVTEHVLQDLITPLDVGRIKRPWKQKF; translated from the coding sequence atgtttttttcgctTGGAAATAATACTAAACAAACTGAATCATTTTGGTGGCGAATATGCATAGCCTTAAGCAGGATGGTGCGCCTCGTCTCTGGTTGGATACGGCGGCATCATGTTTTATTGGGGCTTCTCCATGTGCTGATATTTGTAGCCACGACTGTGGTGGACTACAAGCTGACCAGCGATCTGTCCTACTGGAAGAAGAGAGCCACAACCTTGCTGACTGAGGAACCAACCAACCTGCTGCCAATGCTGATGGCCACCAAGCTTACGGGACTGCTTTACATGGCATTCCGGTATCTGTTGATCCATGAGTGGGTCATCGGGGTGTTGGAGCGGAGGGAGCGTCGTCGCTTTGCCAACTTCATTGTGCGCCGCCTGGTGATGCAGCTGGACCAGGCCAGTGAGCGGCTGCCCAAGTCGGGCAAGCTCTCAGATCCGCTCACCCAACAGAGCTACGTGGAGGCACGAACTGCACAATACAGGGCCATCGATCTCTTTCGGCGCGATGCCAATGCGCTTCTGGTACAACGCAACCCGACCGATGTCGATCCGCACTTCTTTGTGctgccggaggaggaggaactgcTGGCCAGCGCAGGCTACTCCAGCATCGATCTTAAGGTCACGGAACACGTGCTGCAAGATCTGATCACGCCTCTGGACGTAGGCAGGATTAAGCGTCCATGGAAGCAGAAATTTTAG
- the LOC117893365 gene encoding MICOS complex subunit MIC13 homolog QIL1: MVIGLLVRGGLVAGTVYYTNKVGIWSDSEQTEKLYNNVKSELCPYVQKAKKQLPFDVPQLPNTGEMRFLAKHYYNEGVKGSIRFVHMLPCYAGRGLKKVKDTFEDFAKSPAITGSQEAVNPAAKQ; encoded by the exons ATGGTGATTGG CTTACTGGTACGCGGTGGCCTGGTGGCCGGTACGGTTTACTACACCAACAAAGTGGGCATCTGGAGTGACTCCGAGCAGACGGAGAAGCTGTACAACAATGTCAAGTCCGAGCTGTGTCCGTACGtgcaaaaggcgaaaaaacAGCTGCCATTCGATGTGCCACAGCTGCCGAACACCGGCGAGATGCGCTTCCTGGCCAAACACTACTACAACGAGGGCGTCAAGGGCTCCATCCGCTTTGTGCACATGCTGCCCTGCTATGCGGGACGCGGCctcaagaaggtcaaggatACATTCGAGGATTTTGCCAAGTCCCCAGCCATTACGGGCAGCCAGGAAGCGGTCAATCCAGCGGCCAAGCAATAG
- the LOC117894438 gene encoding glycine receptor subunit alpha-4 — translation MNKFTNTQMCITLILSSILLLLQHANGATVEEMEDCPSLANATYMQHSQLIQTLTHVCRYDRLERPIEYDTDGKRQPIVVKTRIYVYFLQNLNSDLLQFKMHALLQLRFQDKRLAYKGFQRDDNILGQKHLSERLWLPHIFFANERESSILGTDEKDVLTSLSPEGNVILSTRMQASLYCWMNFKKFPFDQQLCSTVLESWMYNTSDLVLEWEESSPISFDPEMRLTEYNMDKYWHNTTIVHSDEINLRHGAFLGDYSSLSFTVNLRREIGFYLLDYYLPSMMIVAISWVSFWLQADASPPRIMLGTSTMLSFITLSSSQSKNLPKVSYIKVSEVWFLGCTFFIFGSLVEFAFVNTIWRRKENIELKKVNSKYIIKSTLTPRPSRRQIGGSLSNDSRARSCSSLDNIVSSTESVRNGNGNVNHGYNNYLTVHPNLPIIKTECADTVSISSERMSNEHIIDIDKEKKETPPTFTTMTPQEIAMWIDRRSRFLFPVMFLAFNALYWTFVYVL, via the exons ATGAATAAAttcacaaatacacaaatgtGCATCACATTGATCCTCAGCTCTATTCTGCTGCTACTTCAACACGCAAATGG TGCCACAGTGGAGGAGATGGAGGACTGCCCGTCCTTGGCCAATGCCACATATATGCAGCACTCCCAGCTGATACAGACACTAACCCATGTCTGTCGCTACGATCGGCTGGAGAGGCCCATTG AATACGACACCGATGGGAAACGGCAGCCCATTGTGGTGAAGACGCGCATCTACGTGTACTTCCTGCAGAATCTGAACTCCGATCTGCTGCAGTTCAAGATGcatgcgctgctgcagctgcgcttCCAGGACAAGCGATTGGCCTACAAGGGCTTCCAGCGGGATGACAATATTCTGGGGCAGAAGCACCTCAGCgagcggctgtggctgccgcacattttctttgccaatGAGCGCGAGTCCAGCATTCTGGGCACGGACGAGAAGGATGTGCTGACCTCGCTGTCGCCAGAGGGCAATGTCATACTGTCCACGCGCATGCAGGCCTCACTGTACTGCTGGATGAACTTCAAGAAGTTCCCGTTCGATCAGCAGCTCTGCTCCACTGTTTTAGAGAGCT GGATGTACAATACCTCGGATCTGGTGCTGGAGTGGGAGGAGAGTTCACCCATCTCCTTTGATCCGGAAATGCGGCTCACAGAGTACAACATGGACAAGTATTGGCACAACACAACCATTGTGCACTCGGATGAAATTAATCTGCGTCACGGCGCATTTT TGGGTGACTACAGTTCGCTGAGTTTCACTGTGAATTTGAGGCGTGAAATTGGTTTCTATTTGCTGGACTACTATCTGCCATCCATGATGATTGTCGCCATTTCGTGGGTGTCCTTTTGGCTGCAGGCGGACGCATCTCCCCCACGCATTATGTTGG GCACCAGCACCATGTTGTCGTTCATCACATTGTCATCGTCGCAGAGTAAAAACCTGCCCAAGGTTAGCTACATCAAGGTCTCTGAGGTGTGGTTCCTCGGCTGCACCTTCTTCATTTTTGGCAGCCTCGTGGAGTTCGCCTTTGTCAACACGATTTGGCGTCGCAAGGAGAACATTGAGCTGAAGAAGGTCAACAGCAAGTACATCATCAAGTCCACGCTCACGCCACGCCCATCGCGACGGCAGATAGGCGGCAGCCTCAGCAACGATTCGAGAGCGAGATCATGCTCCAGCCTGGACAACATCGTGTCCAGCACAGAGAGCGTgcgcaatggcaatggcaatgtgaATCATGGCTACAACAATTATCTAACAGTTCAT CCAAATCTGCCCATCATTAAGACCGAGTGTGCCGACACCGTGTCCATCTCCAGTGAGCGCATGAGCAACGAGCACATCATTGACATCgacaaggagaagaaggagacgCCGCCCACGTTTACAACCATGACACCGCAGGAGATTGCCATGTGGATAGATCGGCGATCGCGTTTCCTCTTTCCAGTTATGTTTCTGGCCTTCAATGCGCTCTATTGGACCTTTGTCTATGTTTtataa